The window CACCGTCGTCCCCGAATTACGTGCAGGCCCAGTCGTTCTCGGGAAGACACAACCCGGGCGCAGATATCTCGGGCTGGTTTCGACGATGCGCAACGACGGCACGGTTCCCGGCCGGCTCGCCGACGAGTTCGACCTGCGCGACCAGCCCGACGCGACGTTCGTCGGGGTGAGGCGGGTGGCCGACGGTTCCCCGATCATCTGGCTCGGTCCGGGGCTGCAGGAGAAGCTGGCCTTCGTCTGGGAACTACCCGACAATGCGCTGGCAACAGGTGATGTCGTCACGTTGCGGGTGTCGCGCAAGCAGTTCCAGGAAGGCTTCGTCACCTACGGTGAGCGCTGGGTCTCCGTCGATGGTTACGGCGAGGTGGCCCTGCCGGTGAAGGTCGCGACGTGATGACGCGCGCGGCGGTCCTGCGGGCGCTCGCCGCCACGACGGCCGTCGCGGCGTCTGCGTTCCTGTGGCACAACCTTCCGGTGCCCACCCAGGTGTGGGCGCCGTTCGACGTCGACGGCGCGGCGGGACAGACGGTCACCGGTCGGTCGCTGTCGGTGACCGTGACCGGGGCCAGGCTGGCGCCGACTGCGCTGCAGCGCGGCAAGCCGGTGGTAGAGGCCGCAGGGCAGTGGCTGGTCGTCGACGCCGCAGTCGACGCCACGACGATGTTCGTCAAACCGGTGACCGAGTTGCGGGTCGGCCCGGACACCTACGTGCCGACCGACAGATTCTGGACCGCACAGCTCGGCGGCGAGGTCGCCCCGGGTATCACCCAGAACGGCTCGTGGGTGTTCGACGTGGCTCCCGACCGGCTGGAGGCCGTGACGGAGGTGTCGTTGCAGGTGTGGCAGGGCGACAGCAGGCTCGACTCCCGCGTCGTGGTCACGATCCCGCTGTCTGACGTGGTGCGCGACGATCCCGTGGTGATCCGCCCGATGGAGTCGGCCGCGTGAGCCGGTCACTGCCGCTGTGGCAGCGCAACGTGATCGGGGGCGTCGTGGCCGCGGCCGGGGTGTCGGTGCTCGCCGGCACGACGTGGTGGTCGCCGTGGACGGCGTACCTCGCCACCGTGGATCCCCGGCACGTCGTCGCCGCGGGGGAGTCAGCGGTCATCGACGGTCGACGCTGGTCGATCGGCGACATCCGGCATCTCGGCGACGGCGTACCGCCCGGCGCGACGCCGCTCCCCGACGGGACCGTGCTCACGCTCGTCACCGTCGACCGCGACGGTCCGCCCGTCGACGGGATGTGCGTCGCGGTCCTCACCGACGGTGAACATCGCTGGCGCGGACAGACTCCGGTCGACTTCGCGGTCACGCCGGCCTCCGGGTCGAGCTTCAACTGCGCCCGGCCCGGCCCGCTGCAGTGGGCCTTCAACGTCCCCGGCGATGTCGTACCGACCGCACTGGACGTCACGACAGCGGACGGACAGATCCTGGTTCGGCTCGATCTGTAGGGACACGCTGCAGGCAGTAGCCGAGCGTGGCGGCGATCAGGCAGATGCGCAGAGGCTCCACGATCAGATGTGAGATGAGGGCGAGCACATCGGCCGCGCCCGCCCAGAACTGCTGGGGATGGGGCCCCAGCACCCAGGCCATGCCCCGGAACAGGTACCCCGGTCCCAGTTGAGGACGGTAGAAGCTTCCCGACATGTCCAGCCACGCCAGTCCGAGATAGGCCAGCACGTACAGCGACAACGCGACGATCCCGCCGTGCAGCAGGATGCGGCCCGAATCGACGATGGGTTTGAACTTGCCCAGTTGCGATTCGGCGTAATCGCCGACCTCACGGCGGATCTTGCGAGGTACCCGCTGCCACCTGCTGTGCAGTTGTTTCTGCCGTTCCGCCGTGCGGTCGACCACCCGCCACGCACGTTCGCCGGCGACCCGCCGGGCCGCGGCGCGCCAGGGCGCCGTCACCGACACGCCATAGACGATGCCGGCCACCGCGAGCCACACCAGCGGAACCGCGGCTCCGCCGAACACGGTCCGCAGGGCCCACATCACCGTGTCCCACGCGCTCTCCAACGGACCGAAGTGGGAGAACACGGCCTCACGGGTGTCGTTGAACCACACCACGATCCGGCGCTGCGCCAACCATCCGCCCGGATTGAGCACGAACGTCAGGCCCTGGTTCACCGAGAGCGACAGCACCAGGAACACCCACAGCGCGTCGACATAGATCCGGACACCGAAGACCCAACCGGGCAGGGCGTCCTTGAACCAGGACAGCGCGTAGCGCACCACCAGCGCCGCGCCGATCACCACCCAGGTGGCCGCCGACACCGGCAGCGACTCCGGATTCAGTTCGGCGGCACCGGGTGTCATCATCGCGTCGCCGATCCGGTAGTCCAGAGCACGGGCCTCGAAAGCCAGCCAGTCCTCGCTGAACATCTGCCAGGCGAGGTAGATCGCGAAGAACGGCACGATCACCGTCGCGAACAGATCGACCTGACGGGCGGAGCGCGCCGGCAGCGCTGCGAGCGCGGGGACACCGTGCCTGACGATGAAGAACATCGCCACGAACGACCCCAGCCGGGCGATACCCGCGAACGGCATGATCAGCGACGCCCACAGGCTGTTGTCCCAACCCAGCCAGGCGGCCAGTTCGATCGCCGCGAGGCGGCCCAGCATGCCGAGCAGGTAACAGGCCGCCAGCTGCGGCCAGTACCTCAGGAACAGCACGAAGGGCGCCAGCAGCTGGGTCATCCGCTCTCCTCGGCGACGGCCAGCCATGCCTCCTCCAGCGAGGTCTTGCGGTCCAGCAGGTCGCTCAACTCCGCATTGAGCTCCCCGGCCCGCACATGGTCGGCGGCGGCCTCGGCCATCGACTCGTGCAGTGCGGCGATCCGGTCGTCGAGCTTGGTCAGCTGACCCTCGATGCGCGCCATCTCCTTGCCGGTGCGACGGTCCCGGGCCGCGGCAGTCTCGCCGCGGTCCGGTTCGGGTTTCGACGGCGCCGGCGTCCCGGCCGCGGCCCGGCCGGCCAGGTACTGCTCGATGCCGCCGGGCAGCATGTCGCAGCGGCCGCCTCCGGTCAGCGCATAGGTGACGTCACTGACCCGTTCGAGGAAGTACCGGTCGTGGGTCACGACGATCAGCGTGCCGGGCCACCCGTCGAGATAGTCCTCGATCACCGTCAGGGTGTCGATGTCGAGATCGTTGGTCGGCTCGTCGAGGAGCAGCACGTTCGGCTCGTCGAGAAGCAGCCGCAGGAACTGCAGTCTGCGCCGCTCACCGCCGGAGAGCTCACCGATCCGGGTGGTCAGCTTGTCGCCGACGAAGCCGAAGTCCTTCAGCAGCGTGTCCGCGCTGATCTCCCCGCCGCCGGCCAGCTCGGTGACGCGGCGGCGGTCCTCGACCGCGTCGAGCACGCGCTGTGATCCGTCGAGATCCTTCAACGCCTGGCTCAGGTGCCCGATGCGCAGGGTCTTGCCGCGTTTGACCGTCCCCGCAGTGGGGCTCAACTCACCGGTCAGCAGCCGCAGCACCGACGTCTTGCCGGTGCCGTTGACGCCGACCAGTCCGATGCGCGCCCCCGGGCCGATCGACCAGTCGACGCCGTCGAGGAGTACACGTGGGGGATCGCCGACCTCGAGCCGCACCCGATGCAGATCGAACACGTCTTTGCCGAGCCGGGTCGTGGCGAACCGTTGCAGCACAAGGGAATCGCGCGGCGGTGGCTCGTTGGCGATCAGATCGTTGGCGGCCTGGATGCGGAACTTCGGCTTCGACGTCCGGGCCGGCGGGCCGCGGCGCAGCCACGCCAGTTCCTTGCGCATCAGGTTGCGGCGCCGGGTCTCGGTCCCCGCGGCCACCCGGGCCCGTTCGGCCCTGGCCAGCACGTAGGCGGCATACCCGCCTTCGTAGGCGTCGACGACACCGTCGTGCACCTCCCACATCCCGGTGCAGACGGCATCCAGGAACCAGCGATCGTGGCTGACGACGACGAGTGCGCGGGCGGGCCGGGCGGTCAGGTGTCCGGCCAGCCACCCGATCACCTCGACGTCGAGATGGTTGGTCGGCTCGTCGAGAACCAGCACGTCGTGTCCGGCCAGCAGCACCTCGGCCAGTGCCACCCGGCGACGCTCGCCGCCGGACAACGTCGCCACCGGGGCGTCCAGGCTCACCCCGGACAGCAGATGCTCGACCACGGCGCGGGTGTCGGAGTCGGCGGCCCAGATGTGGTCGGGTCTGCCACCCACGATGACGTCGCGCACCGTGGAGCCGCTCTCGAAGTCGTCGGCCTGGCGCAGATAACCCACCGACAGGCCGGAGGTGTGCGTGGCACGGCCCGAGTCCGGCTCCTGCACTCCGGTGAGGATCTTCAGCAGCGTCGTCTTGCCGTCACCGTTGCGGCCCACGACGCCGATCACGTCGCCTTCCTCCACGCCCAGGCTGACAGCGTCGAGCAACGTGCGGGTCCCGTAGCCCACGGTGACCTTTTCGAGGTTGATCAGGTTTGCCATCAGGCGCCGATGATAGGCGGGGGTTGTGCCATCATCGTGATCACGATGCAGTCGCGGGGATTCGGCTGATCGCAACGGGAGATAGGAGCGTGACTCGGTGGTGGACCTCTCCGCGATCACCAGACCGGTCGGACGATTGGTCGCGACCGCACAGAACGGTCTGGAGGTCCTGCGGTACGGAGGGCTGGAGACCGGCGCGGTCCCGTCGCCGTTCCAGATCATCGAGAGCGTCCCGATGTACCGGCTGCGGCGCTATTTCCCGCCCGACTCCCGGCCCGGCGCCAAGACACCCGGCGCCCCGGTGCTGATGGTCCACCCGATGATGATGTCGGCCGACATGTGGGACGTCACCCGCGACGACGGCGCCGTCGGCATCCTGCACCGCGCCGGACTGGACCCGTGGGTCATCGACTTCGGATCGCCCGACAAGATCGAGGGCGGCATGCAGCGCAACCTCGCCGACCACGTCGTGGCGCTGAGCGAGGCGATCGACACCGTGAAGACGGTGACGGGCCGCGACGTCCATCTCGCGGGGTACTCCCAAGGCGGCATGTTTGCCTACCAGACCGCGGCGTACCGCCGGTCCAAGGACCTGGCCAGCATCGCCGCGTTCGGCGCACCGGTCGACACCCTGGCCGCCCTGCCGATGAACCTGCCGCCGAGTCTCGCGCCGCTGGCCGCCGACTTCATGGCCGACCACGTGTTCAGCCGGATCGACATCCCGGGATGGTTGGCGCGCACCGGTTTTCAGATGCTCGACCCGATCAAGACCGCCCAGTCGCGCATCGACTTCCTCCGCCAGTTACACGACCGCGAGGCGCTGCTGCCGCGTGAACAGCAGCGCCGGTTCCTGGCGTCCGACGGCTGGATCGCGTGGTCGGGTCCGGCGATCTCGGAGCTGCTCAAACAGTTCATCGCCCACAACCGGATGATGACCGGCGGCTTCGCGATCCGCGGCGACCTCGTCACGCTGTCCGACATCGACGTCCCGGTGCTGGCCGTGATCGGTGAGGTCGACGACATCGGCCAGCCGGCCGCGGTACGCGGCATCAAGAGGGCCGCACCCAAAGCAGACGTCTACGAGTTCCTCATCCGCGCAGGGCATTTCGGCCTCGTTGTCGGCTCGAAGGCGAGCACCGAGACCTGGCCCGCGGTGGCGGAGTGGGTGCGCTGGCTCGACGGCGGCGGGTCGATGCCCGACGGGGTGTCCCCGATGGCGCTGCAACCGGCCGAGCCGACCGAGAGCGGCGTCACACTGGCGTCGCGCCTCGCGCACAGTGCGACGGCCGCCACCGAGATGGCTTTCAGCCTCGCCCGGTCGGCCGCCGACGCACTGGTGACGGCGAACAAGTCCGCCCGCACGCTGGCCGTCGAAACCGCCCGCACCCTGCCGCGGCTGGCGCGGCTGGGCCAGGTCAACGACCACACCCGGATCTCGCTGGGCCGCATCATGAGTGAGCAGGCGCGGGATCTGCCCCACGGCGAGGCGCTGCTGTTCGACGGTCGCGTGCACACCTTCGAGGCCGTCGACCGGCGCATCAACAACGTCGTGCGCGGACTCATCGACGTCGGTGTGCGGCAGGGTGCCC is drawn from Mycolicibacterium gilvum and contains these coding sequences:
- a CDS encoding ABC-F family ATP-binding cassette domain-containing protein, coding for MANLINLEKVTVGYGTRTLLDAVSLGVEEGDVIGVVGRNGDGKTTLLKILTGVQEPDSGRATHTSGLSVGYLRQADDFESGSTVRDVIVGGRPDHIWAADSDTRAVVEHLLSGVSLDAPVATLSGGERRRVALAEVLLAGHDVLVLDEPTNHLDVEVIGWLAGHLTARPARALVVVSHDRWFLDAVCTGMWEVHDGVVDAYEGGYAAYVLARAERARVAAGTETRRRNLMRKELAWLRRGPPARTSKPKFRIQAANDLIANEPPPRDSLVLQRFATTRLGKDVFDLHRVRLEVGDPPRVLLDGVDWSIGPGARIGLVGVNGTGKTSVLRLLTGELSPTAGTVKRGKTLRIGHLSQALKDLDGSQRVLDAVEDRRRVTELAGGGEISADTLLKDFGFVGDKLTTRIGELSGGERRRLQFLRLLLDEPNVLLLDEPTNDLDIDTLTVIEDYLDGWPGTLIVVTHDRYFLERVSDVTYALTGGGRCDMLPGGIEQYLAGRAAAGTPAPSKPEPDRGETAAARDRRTGKEMARIEGQLTKLDDRIAALHESMAEAAADHVRAGELNAELSDLLDRKTSLEEAWLAVAEESG
- a CDS encoding acyl-CoA synthetase, with protein sequence MDLSAITRPVGRLVATAQNGLEVLRYGGLETGAVPSPFQIIESVPMYRLRRYFPPDSRPGAKTPGAPVLMVHPMMMSADMWDVTRDDGAVGILHRAGLDPWVIDFGSPDKIEGGMQRNLADHVVALSEAIDTVKTVTGRDVHLAGYSQGGMFAYQTAAYRRSKDLASIAAFGAPVDTLAALPMNLPPSLAPLAADFMADHVFSRIDIPGWLARTGFQMLDPIKTAQSRIDFLRQLHDREALLPREQQRRFLASDGWIAWSGPAISELLKQFIAHNRMMTGGFAIRGDLVTLSDIDVPVLAVIGEVDDIGQPAAVRGIKRAAPKADVYEFLIRAGHFGLVVGSKASTETWPAVAEWVRWLDGGGSMPDGVSPMALQPAEPTESGVTLASRLAHSATAATEMAFSLARSAADALVTANKSARTLAVETARTLPRLARLGQVNDHTRISLGRIMSEQARDLPHGEALLFDGRVHTFEAVDRRINNVVRGLIDVGVRQGARVGLLMETRPSALVAIAALSRLGAVAVLMPPDSDLAEAARLGGVTEIIADPSNLAAAGALDMRVLVLGGGESRDLDVPDSGQIIDMEKIDPDAVELPGWYRPNPGLARDLAFIGFSTVSGELVARQITNYRWALSAFGTASAANLSRSDTVYCLTPLHHQSGLLVSLGGAVVGGSRIALSRELRPDRFVQEIRQYGVTVVSYTWAMLREVIDDPGFSLRGSHPVRLFIGAGMPAGLWKRVVDVFAPANVVEFFATTDGQAVLANVKGAKIGSKGRPLPGGGEIALAAYDPEDNLILEDERGFVRRAEVNEVGVLLAHPRGPVDPLASVKRGVFAPADTWVSTEYLFRRDEDGDYWLVDNRAAVIHTPRGVVYAATVNDAVGRLGAVDMAVTYGVESDGRTLAVTALSLRPGGSVPSADLSEALADIPVGTGPDIVHVVTDMTLTTTFRPLAGPLQKQGVPKPSRNAWYLDPDTHRYKRLTAAVRSELGGTQQ